From Trichocoleus sp. FACHB-46, one genomic window encodes:
- a CDS encoding M1 family metallopeptidase: MLQSSFDSDQNSHKSFELPGARPHYNPDRPGQVEHIFLDLALDIPNQSYQGTCTIRLNPICNGIDRLTLDAVNLNIQSVKIAAIEQAFETDGEQLYIQLQQPTETGKPLELAIAYSVEKPQRGLYFIQPDKHYPNKPVQVWTQGEDEDSRFWFPCFDYPGQLTSSEIRVRVPKHLTAISNGELINTEVEGDTKIYHWLQQQVHPTYLMTLAIGDFAEIRDEWQGKPVPYYVEKSREADARRSMGKTPRMMEFLSQKYGYPYPFPKYAQVCVDDFIFGGMENTSTTLLTDRCLLDERAALDNRSTESLVCHELAHQWFGDLVVIKHWSHAWLKEGMASYSEVMWTEEEYGAEEAAYYRLGEARNYIAEDTARYRRPIVTHVYREAIELYDRHLYEKGACVYHMIRAELGDDLFWKAIATFVNDNAHQTVETIDLLRAIEKATGRNLLFLFDQYVFRGGHPDYKVSYAWDGDSKLAKITITQTQAKSNDNSSRNELFDLKLPISFGYVEGEEKSFKTFTVRVHEREQTFYFPLEEKPQFISFDQGNHVLKTVSLEYPVAELKAQLQHDPDPISRIYAAEALAKKGGLEAVKALSDALKRDRFWGVRAEIAKQLADVKLDQAFAGLVTGLKDEVAQVRRAVVEALASIKTSESYKALKPIVEKGDPSYYVEAAAIRAIGGIAASNLHEKPKDDKVLKLLKTVLAERSGWNEVVRSGAIAGLSQMKTSEAALNLILEYTAPGLPQSLRLAAIRALGGISSGQTNVNLSRILERLSELSRETFFLTQVAVAAALGQMETLKAIPILQALADQTPDGRVRRIAEEAVQRVQKHAGSDKAVKQLREELDQMKKENQDLKSRLEALEAKAK, encoded by the coding sequence ATGTTGCAGTCGTCTTTCGATTCTGACCAGAACAGCCATAAGTCATTTGAGCTACCGGGTGCTCGGCCTCACTACAATCCCGATCGCCCTGGTCAAGTAGAGCATATCTTTTTAGATCTCGCTCTCGACATTCCTAACCAGTCCTACCAAGGCACTTGCACCATTCGCCTCAATCCAATTTGCAATGGCATCGATCGCCTGACTTTGGATGCAGTGAACTTAAACATTCAGTCGGTGAAAATTGCCGCGATTGAGCAAGCCTTTGAAACCGATGGGGAACAACTGTACATCCAGTTGCAGCAACCCACGGAAACAGGGAAGCCCTTGGAGTTAGCGATCGCCTACAGCGTCGAAAAACCCCAGCGAGGTCTCTACTTTATTCAACCAGATAAGCATTATCCTAATAAACCTGTTCAGGTCTGGACCCAAGGCGAAGATGAAGACTCTCGCTTCTGGTTTCCTTGCTTTGACTATCCAGGCCAATTGACTAGCTCTGAAATTCGAGTCCGGGTGCCGAAGCACTTAACGGCAATTTCCAACGGCGAGCTGATCAACACTGAGGTTGAGGGCGACACCAAGATTTATCACTGGTTGCAACAGCAGGTGCATCCGACTTATTTAATGACCTTAGCAATCGGAGACTTTGCCGAGATTCGCGATGAGTGGCAAGGAAAACCCGTTCCTTATTACGTCGAAAAAAGCCGAGAAGCCGATGCCCGCCGCAGCATGGGCAAAACTCCCCGAATGATGGAGTTTCTCAGCCAGAAGTATGGCTATCCCTATCCTTTTCCGAAGTACGCTCAGGTCTGCGTCGATGACTTCATTTTCGGCGGCATGGAAAATACTTCCACCACGCTGTTGACCGATCGCTGCCTGTTGGATGAACGAGCCGCGCTAGATAACCGCAGCACCGAAAGTTTGGTCTGCCACGAACTGGCCCACCAGTGGTTTGGGGATTTGGTGGTAATCAAGCACTGGTCTCATGCTTGGTTAAAAGAAGGTATGGCTTCTTACTCGGAAGTGATGTGGACTGAAGAGGAATACGGAGCCGAAGAAGCGGCTTACTATCGGCTTGGTGAAGCTCGCAACTATATTGCAGAGGATACTGCCCGTTACCGTCGCCCCATTGTCACCCACGTTTATCGAGAAGCGATCGAGCTTTACGATCGCCACCTCTACGAAAAAGGAGCTTGTGTCTACCACATGATCCGGGCGGAGTTGGGGGATGACTTGTTTTGGAAAGCGATCGCCACCTTTGTCAACGACAACGCTCACCAAACTGTGGAAACCATTGATTTATTAAGGGCGATCGAGAAAGCGACGGGACGCAACTTGCTATTTCTCTTCGATCAATATGTGTTTCGCGGTGGACATCCCGACTATAAAGTCAGCTACGCCTGGGATGGCGATAGCAAGTTAGCCAAAATCACCATCACTCAAACCCAAGCGAAGAGTAATGATAACAGCAGTCGGAACGAGCTGTTTGATCTCAAATTGCCGATTTCATTTGGGTATGTAGAAGGTGAGGAGAAGAGCTTCAAAACCTTCACGGTGCGAGTCCATGAGCGGGAACAGACGTTCTACTTCCCCCTAGAAGAGAAGCCCCAGTTCATCAGCTTTGACCAAGGCAATCACGTCCTCAAAACTGTTTCACTGGAATACCCCGTCGCTGAACTTAAAGCTCAGCTTCAGCATGATCCTGACCCCATTTCCCGCATTTATGCTGCCGAGGCTTTAGCCAAGAAAGGTGGATTAGAAGCAGTGAAGGCACTATCGGATGCTCTAAAACGCGATCGCTTTTGGGGAGTCCGAGCAGAAATTGCTAAGCAACTAGCAGACGTCAAACTAGACCAAGCCTTTGCAGGACTGGTCACAGGGCTAAAGGATGAAGTTGCCCAGGTCCGTCGAGCCGTCGTTGAAGCGTTAGCTAGCATCAAGACTTCTGAGAGCTATAAAGCCCTAAAACCAATCGTTGAAAAAGGCGACCCCAGCTACTACGTTGAAGCCGCTGCTATTCGGGCCATTGGTGGGATTGCTGCTTCTAACCTGCATGAAAAACCTAAGGATGACAAGGTGCTGAAGCTGCTGAAAACAGTTCTAGCAGAACGGTCAGGCTGGAATGAGGTCGTACGATCCGGGGCGATCGCGGGACTGAGCCAGATGAAAACTTCAGAAGCAGCTTTGAATTTGATCTTAGAGTACACCGCTCCTGGACTCCCCCAATCGTTACGTCTCGCCGCAATCCGGGCGTTAGGGGGCATTTCCTCTGGTCAAACCAACGTGAATTTGTCACGGATCTTAGAGCGTCTTAGTGAGCTATCACGGGAAACTTTCTTCCTGACTCAAGTGGCGGTAGCTGCGGCTCTAGGGCAGATGGAAACGCTCAAAGCAATTCCCATCCTCCAAGCTCTTGCCGATCAGACTCCTGACGGTCGAGTGCGTCGCATTGCTGAAGAAGCAGTCCAAAGAGTTCAGAAGCACGCTGGCTCTGATAAAGCTGTGAAGCAACTGCGCGAAGAGCTAGATCAGATGAAAAAGGAGAACCAAGATCTGAAGAGTCGCTTAGAAGCTTTGGAAGCCAAAGCTAAGTAG
- a CDS encoding DUF2358 domain-containing protein has product MQTQEYQAQVEQVMQTLRNDLPTLFERDISYNIYTQDILFQDPVNRFKSKFNYRIIFWTLRFHGQLFFTELFFDLHDVSHPAPDVVLATWTVRGKLRVPWNANIFFNGYSTYKLTPKGLIYEHIDTWDRKPSEILRQFLPEKSSSENSDRSP; this is encoded by the coding sequence TTGCAGACGCAGGAGTATCAAGCTCAGGTAGAGCAGGTAATGCAAACGTTGAGAAATGATTTGCCGACTTTGTTTGAGCGAGACATTTCCTACAATATCTACACTCAAGACATCTTGTTCCAAGATCCAGTAAATCGGTTCAAGAGTAAGTTCAACTACCGCATCATTTTCTGGACTCTACGATTTCACGGGCAACTCTTTTTCACCGAACTCTTTTTTGATTTACACGACGTCTCACACCCTGCTCCTGATGTGGTGCTAGCCACCTGGACAGTACGGGGTAAATTGCGAGTACCTTGGAACGCCAATATTTTCTTCAACGGCTACTCAACCTATAAGCTCACGCCCAAAGGGTTGATCTACGAGCACATCGATACTTGGGACCGTAAACCGAGCGAGATTTTGCGGCAGTTCCTTCCTGAAAAGAGTTCGTCTGAGAACAGCGATCGCAGCCCTTAA
- a CDS encoding metallothionein — MTAVSQMKCACDSCLCIVSPNEQAVQKDGKYYCSDACASGHSNGEGCGHTGCDCN, encoded by the coding sequence ATGACTGCTGTGTCCCAAATGAAGTGTGCCTGCGATTCCTGCCTGTGTATTGTTTCTCCCAACGAGCAAGCAGTGCAAAAAGATGGCAAATACTATTGCAGTGATGCTTGTGCAAGTGGGCACTCTAATGGAGAAGGTTGTGGTCATACAGGTTGCGATTGCAACTAG
- the hemL gene encoding glutamate-1-semialdehyde 2,1-aminomutase, producing MVVTTLKTTKSEEIFAAAQKLMPGGVSSPVRAFKSVGGQPIVFDRVQGAYAWDVDGNQYIDYVGSWGPAICGHSHPEVNKALHEVLEKGTSFGAPSALENILAEMVIDAVPSVEMVRFVNSGTEACMSVLRLMRAFTGREKIVKFEGCYHGHADMFLVKAGSGVATLGLPDSPGVPKSTTANTLTAPYNDLDAVKVLFAENPDQIAGVILEPVVGNAGFIPPDAGFLAGLREITQEHGALLVFDEVMTGFRISYGGAQQKFGITPDLTTMGKVIGGGLPVGAYGGRRDIMAMVAPAGPMYQAGTLSGNPLAMTAGIKTLELLRQPGSYEHLDRVTKKLVEGLLQIAQETGHAACGGSISGMFGFFFTEGPVHNYEDAKKCDLTKFSRFHRGMLERGVYLAPSQFEAGFTSLAHTDADIDRTLEAARDVLSSL from the coding sequence TTGGTTGTCACGACACTTAAAACCACTAAGTCAGAAGAAATTTTCGCAGCTGCTCAAAAACTAATGCCAGGGGGCGTTAGCTCTCCAGTGCGTGCCTTCAAATCTGTGGGTGGTCAGCCCATCGTTTTCGATCGCGTTCAAGGAGCTTACGCTTGGGACGTAGATGGCAACCAATACATTGACTATGTAGGCAGTTGGGGGCCAGCCATTTGTGGTCATTCCCACCCTGAAGTCAACAAAGCCCTGCACGAAGTCCTAGAGAAAGGCACTAGCTTCGGTGCGCCCTCCGCGCTCGAAAACATTCTGGCTGAAATGGTGATTGATGCCGTTCCCAGCGTGGAAATGGTGCGCTTCGTCAACTCTGGTACCGAAGCTTGCATGTCCGTGTTGCGCTTGATGCGAGCCTTCACTGGACGGGAGAAAATCGTCAAGTTTGAAGGCTGCTACCACGGCCACGCCGATATGTTCTTGGTTAAGGCAGGTTCAGGCGTTGCCACTCTCGGCTTGCCCGACTCTCCTGGCGTGCCCAAGTCCACCACTGCCAACACCTTGACAGCTCCCTACAATGACCTCGATGCCGTGAAAGTCCTGTTTGCGGAGAATCCTGACCAAATTGCTGGGGTGATTCTAGAGCCTGTCGTGGGTAATGCTGGGTTCATTCCTCCCGATGCGGGCTTCTTGGCTGGCTTGCGCGAGATTACTCAAGAGCATGGTGCCTTGCTCGTGTTCGACGAAGTTATGACTGGCTTCCGGATTTCCTACGGCGGCGCTCAGCAAAAATTCGGCATCACTCCCGACCTAACTACGATGGGTAAAGTGATTGGTGGGGGATTACCTGTAGGGGCTTATGGAGGTCGTCGCGACATTATGGCGATGGTGGCTCCTGCTGGCCCAATGTACCAAGCTGGCACCCTTTCCGGTAACCCCTTGGCGATGACCGCTGGCATCAAAACTCTGGAACTGCTGCGGCAACCTGGCAGTTACGAGCATCTTGATCGCGTCACCAAGAAGCTGGTGGAAGGTCTGCTGCAAATCGCTCAAGAAACAGGTCATGCAGCTTGCGGTGGCAGCATCAGCGGTATGTTCGGCTTCTTCTTTACCGAAGGCCCAGTTCACAACTACGAAGACGCCAAAAAGTGCGACCTCACCAAGTTCAGCCGTTTCCATCGCGGCATGCTAGAGCGGGGCGTTTACCTAGCACCTTCGCAATTTGAAGCAGGCTTTACTTCTTTGGCGCACACCGATGCTGATATCGATCGCACCTTGGAAGCAGCACGAGATGTACTGTCTAGCCTCTAA
- the hisIE gene encoding bifunctional phosphoribosyl-AMP cyclohydrolase/phosphoribosyl-ATP diphosphatase HisIE, which yields MSAPESTAFRQAIPVDQIRYNEQGLVPAIVQDHLDGTVLMMAWMNRESLQKTLETGETWFWSRSRDEFWHKGETSGHTQRVRSLRYDCDSDALLVSVEQIGDIACHTGERSCFHQVDGGVTPPPADTLSQVFGVISDRRDNPSPDSYTCKLLAGGDNKILKKIGEESAEVVMAFKDDDAEAIAGEVADLFYHTLVALAHHKVDIKAVYRKLQERRR from the coding sequence ATGTCTGCTCCTGAATCAACTGCTTTTCGTCAAGCTATCCCTGTAGACCAAATTCGCTACAACGAGCAGGGATTAGTGCCCGCCATTGTGCAAGATCACCTCGACGGCACGGTGTTGATGATGGCTTGGATGAATCGGGAGTCCTTGCAAAAAACCCTAGAAACGGGCGAAACCTGGTTTTGGAGCCGTTCACGAGATGAGTTTTGGCATAAAGGAGAAACGTCGGGCCATACCCAAAGGGTGCGATCGCTGCGTTACGACTGCGACAGTGATGCCCTGTTGGTCAGCGTGGAGCAAATTGGCGATATTGCTTGCCACACTGGAGAGCGCAGTTGCTTCCATCAAGTTGATGGTGGTGTGACTCCTCCACCCGCCGATACGCTCTCTCAAGTGTTTGGTGTGATTAGCGATCGCCGCGACAACCCCAGCCCCGACTCCTACACCTGCAAGCTCTTGGCAGGGGGCGACAACAAAATCCTCAAGAAAATTGGTGAAGAATCAGCAGAAGTGGTGATGGCTTTTAAGGATGACGATGCTGAAGCGATCGCCGGAGAAGTAGCGGATTTGTTCTATCACACGCTGGTGGCTCTAGCTCATCACAAAGTAGACATTAAAGCCGTATACCGCAAATTACAAGAACGCCGCCGTTAA